A genomic window from Salvia miltiorrhiza cultivar Shanhuang (shh) chromosome 5, IMPLAD_Smil_shh, whole genome shotgun sequence includes:
- the LOC131025749 gene encoding zinc finger protein ZAT9-like: MMMMMQKLKKPRVEAKTRKLESQNTEVEVGCDDEVEVNSPKNLNKKSFRKDREAERNNRKFRCSMCKKAFQLYQALGGHRASHNKFKGCCAPQETEDSQSQLGENLMIMMKKSKEHECPICFKVILSAKLWAATRDHHHHHHCFPLLSFSLTSTTTKISTTAKQHNNSKM, translated from the coding sequence atgatgatgatgatgcagaAGCTCAAGAAACCGAGAGTCGAGGCCAAGACGAGGAAGCTCGAATCACAAAACACAGAGGTTGAGGTTGGATGCGATGATGAGGTGGAAGTGAACTCGCCCAAGAACTTGAACAAGAAGAGTTTTAGGAAGGATAGAGAGGCAGAGAGAAACAACAGGAAATTCAGATGCTCAATGTGCAAGAAGGCGTTCCAGTTATACCAAGCTCTGGGAGGGCACAGGGCGAGCCACAATAAGTTCAAAGGCTGTTGCGCTCCCCAAGAAACAGAGGATTCACAAAGCCAGCTGGGTGAGAATCTGATGATAATGATGAAGAAAAGCAAAGAGCACGAGTGCCCGATTTGCTTCAAAGTTATCCTATCGGCCAAGCTCTGGGCGGCCACAAGagatcaccaccaccaccaccactgtTTTCCACTATTATCGTTTTCCCTCACCTCAACCACCACAAAAATCTCCACCACCGCCAAGCAACATAACAACAGTAAAATGTGA